A window of Hippoglossus stenolepis isolate QCI-W04-F060 chromosome 16, HSTE1.2, whole genome shotgun sequence contains these coding sequences:
- the ccdc43 gene encoding coiled-coil domain-containing protein 43 — translation MAAPVADAGEFESWLNDLLDSLEVDREVYGTYILGVLAEEESDEEKEDALQGILSAFLTEDTVEDVCKQITKQWTECGSRSAARGDDAQVRAIASLIEKQAQIVVKHKEVSEESKKRKEAVLAQYANVTDDEDEAEEEEQTTATKPTGSEKSLFKNTNVEQVLNRQKEKRDQAREDSQKKKETDKMQREKDKLAKQDRKEKEKKRTQKGERKR, via the exons ATGGCCGCGCCCGTGGCAGACGCCGGGGAGTTTGAAAGCTGGCTAAATGATCTGCTGGACTCGTTGGAAGTGGACCGTGAGGTGTACGGGACGTATATATTAGGAGTCCTGGCAGAAGAGGAGAGCGACGAGGAGAAGGAAGACGCGCTTCAGGGGATTTTATCCGCATTTCTG ACTGAGGACACTGTGGAAGACGTCTGCAAACAGATCACCAAGCAGTGGACGGAGTGTGGCAGCCGATCAGCAGCCAGAGGAGATGATG CTCAGGTCCGGGCCATCGCCAGTTTGATAGAAAAGCAAGCTCAGATTGTGGTGAAACATAAGGAGGTGTCCGAGGAGtcgaagaaaaggaaagaagctGTCCTCGCTCAATACGCTAACGTAACGGATGATGAGGA TgaagctgaggaagaggagcaaaCAACTGCTACTAAAcccacaggaagtgaaaaat CTCTGTTTAAGAACACCAACGTGGAGCAAGTGCTGAACAGACAGAAGGAAAAGCGGGACCAGGCTCGCGAGGACTctcagaagaagaaggagacgGACAAGATGCAGCGGGAGAAGGACAAACTGGCCAAACAAGACcggaaagagaaggagaagaagcgCACACAGAAAGGCGAACgcaaaagataa